A window of Acropora muricata isolate sample 2 chromosome 3, ASM3666990v1, whole genome shotgun sequence contains these coding sequences:
- the LOC136911467 gene encoding ficolin-1-like, whose amino-acid sequence MGFQLALFLLAILVRSFANTLAKSKPPCTVNNNYNTFYSGQLYFKKIEQQLNEIKEAIVLLKRNETSGSGEKAYKDCAEVYKSGKKISGVYKIDPDGLGDFDVYCDHKTAGGGWTVFQKRQDGSIDFYRNWDAYKRGFGNVNGEFWLGLEEIHRLTVSGNTKLRVDLEDNHGNTAFAEYNSFTVANERAKYLLSLGRYSGTAGDALSYHRGQAFSTKDRDNDLRSTNCAVSYTGAWWYKNCFNSNLNGRYLNGKISYQGMGWY is encoded by the exons ATGGGATTTCAACTCGCTCTGTTCTTGCTGGCGATTTTAGTTCGATCATTTGCGAACACTTTGGCGAAGTCTAAGCCTCCGTGTACTGTGAATAACAATTACAATACCTTTTACAGCGGACAACTCTACTTCAAGAAAATAGAGCAGCAACTCAATGAAATAAAGGAAGCAATCGTCCTACTAAAAAGAAACGAAACAAGCGGCTCTGGCGAGAAAG cgTATAAAGACTGCGCTGAAGTTTACAAATCAGGCAAAAAGATCAGTGGAGTATACAAGATCGATCCCGACGGTTTGGGAGATTTTGATGTGTACTGTGATCACAAAACAGCGGGCGGCGGTTGGACGGTCTTTCAAAAACGACAAGACGGCTCTATAGATTTCTATCGCAATTGGGATGCCTACAAAAGGGGCTTTGGCAATGTGAACGGAGAATTTTGGCTTGGGCTGGAAGAGATTCACCGCCTGACTGTAAGCGGCAATACCAAGCTTCGCGTGGACCTGGAAGACAATCACGGAAATACAGCTTTCGCAGAATACAATTCCTTTACTGTGGCAAACGAGCGGGCAAAATACCTGCTGAGTCTGGGGAGATATTCAG GCACTGCAGGCGATGCTCTTTCTTATCACCGAGGTCAAGCTTTTTCCACAAAGGATAGGGACAATGATTTGCGCTCAACAAATTGTGCGGTATCTTATACTGGCGCCTGGTGGTATAAAAACTGCTTTAACTCCAACCTGAATGGTCGGTATCTTAATGGCAAGATTAGCTACCAGGGAATGGGCTGGTATTAA
- the LOC136911466 gene encoding ryncolin-1-like codes for MRFQLALFLLAILVQLFANTLVNPNRLNASTKLPCTVNNNFYSGQLYFKKIEQQLNEIKEAIVALKRNETTGCVKKAYKDCAEVYKSGKKISGVYKIDPDGLGDFEVYCDHKTAGGGWTVFQKRQDGSVDFYRSWDAYKRGFGNVNGEFWLGLDKIHRLTVSGNTKLRVDLEDIHGNTAFAEYNSFAVASERAKYQLSLGNYSGTAGDALSHHRGQPFSTKDRDNDLDSRNCAVTHTGAWWYTTCFHSNLNGRYLNGKISYQGMNWYQWKNSHFSVKRSEMKIRPPNF; via the exons ATGAGATTTCAACTCGCTCTGTTCTTGCTAGCGATTTTAGTTCAATTATTTGCGAACACTTTGGTGAACCCTAACAGGCTTAATGCATCAACGAAACTTCCGTGTACTGTGAATAACAATTTTTACAGCGGACAACTCTACTTCAAGAAAATAGAGCAGCAACTCAATGAAATCAAGGAAGCAATCGTCGCACTAAAAAGAAACGAAACAACTGGCTGTGTCAAGAAAG cGTATAAAGACTGCGCTGAAGTTTACAAATCAGGCAAAAAGATCAGTGGAGTATACAAGATCGATCCCGACGGTTTGGGAGATTTTGAAGTGTACTGTGATCACAAAACAGCGGGCGGCGGTTGGACGGTCTTTCAAAAACGACAAGACGGCTCTGTAGATTTCTATCGCAGTTGGGATGCCTACAAAAGGGGCTTTGGCAATGTGAACGGAGAATTTTGGCTTGGGCTGGACAAGATTCACCGCCTGACAGTGAGCGGCAATACCAAGCTTCGCGTGGACTTGGAAGACATTCACGGGAATACAGCTTTCGCAGAATACAATTCCTTTGCTGTGGCAAGCGAGCGGGCAAAATATCAGCTGAGTCTGGGGAATTATTCAG GCACTGCAGGCGATGCTCTTTCTCATCACCGAGGTCAACCGTTTTCCACAAAGGATAGGGACAATGATTTGGACTCAAGAAATTGTGCGGTAACTCATACTGGCGCCTGGTGGTATACAACCTGCTTTCACTCCAACCTGAATGGTCGGTATCTTAATGGCAAGATCAGCTATCAGGGAATgaactggtatcaatggaaaaATAGTCATTTCTCTGTCAAGAGGTCCGAGATGAAGATACGCCCACCAAACTTTTAA
- the LOC136911455 gene encoding aspartate dehydrogenase domain-containing protein-like, with amino-acid sequence MISGEKKKRRVGVVGFGHLGQFLVCEILKIEDYELSFVWNRTSTALKGKVDDKYILEDLHSFAERTPDLIIEVAHPSITADYGETFLDVADYMIGSPTAFANLDVENKLRKKASSGRHGIYIPSGALWGGPDIKKMADRGTLQGLKVTMKKHPSCYKLSEPLKTRNDQVKSDAVVLYDGCIRDLCPLAPNNVNTMAAAALAAHNLGFDKTQGCIVADPSLEAHIVEVDVIGPGQNENLFTVKTIRHNPAVPGAVTGNATYASFLSSMLGAHSQGPGLHLC; translated from the exons ATGATTAgtggagaaaagaaaaaacggaGAGTCGGGGTCGTAGGATTTGGACACTTAG GACAATTTTTGGTGTGTGAAATTCTGAAGATAGAGGATTATGAGTTAAGTTTTGTGTGGAACAGAACTTCAACTGCACTTAAGGGAAAAGTTGATGACAAATACATTTTGGAAGATCTTCATTCTTTTGCAGAAAG GACTCCAGATTTAATCATAGAGGTTGCTCATCCATCCATCACAGCAGATTATGGAGAAACCTTCCTTGATGTTGCTGATTATAtg ATAGGTTCTCCTACTGCTTTCGCAAATTTGGATGTGGAGAACAAATTGAGGAAGAAAGCATCCAGTGGGAGGCATGGGATTTACATACCCAGTGGAGCACTTTGGGGAGGTCCTGACATCAAGAAGATGGCAGACAGAGGAACATTACAG GGACTTAAAGTCACCATGAAGAAACACCCATCTTGCTATAAACTGAGTGAGCCCCTGAAGACCAGGAATGACCAGGTCAAATCAGATGCTGTTGTCTTATATGATG GGTGCATCCGTGACCTTTGTCCTTTAGCTCCAAACAATGTTAACACAATGGCTGCAGCCGCTTTAGCAGCTCACAATCTAGGCTTTGACAAAACACAAGGCTGCATTGTGGCAGATCCAAG TCTCGAGGCTCACATTGTAGAGGTTGATGTTATCGGACCCGGTCAGAACGAAAATCTATTCACAGTGAAGACAATTCGCCATAACCCCGCAGTGCCAGGAGCTGTAACAGGGAATGCGACCTATGCATCTTTCCTTAGTAGCATGTTGG GGGCTCACAGCCAAGGTCCAGGATTGCatctttgttga